The following are from one region of the bacterium genome:
- the lptB gene encoding LPS export ABC transporter ATP-binding protein, giving the protein MLSTSGLDKTYRKRKVVNDATIRVRQGEVVGLLGPNGAGKTTTFYMITGLIRPDAGHVHLDGEDITREPMYKRARMGIGYLAQEPSIFTKLTVRDNIYAILETLPLTHKERADRLKELLAKLDLTPLADKKAYTLSGGERRRVEITRALVRQPRFMLLDEPFAGIDPIAVEGIQKIIEKLQDDGLGILVTDHNVRETLSITDRAYIMYEGQILIEGTSQELANDPEARRIYLGERFQM; this is encoded by the coding sequence ATCCTCTCCACCTCGGGGCTGGATAAAACCTACCGCAAGCGGAAGGTGGTCAACGACGCCACCATCCGGGTGCGGCAGGGCGAGGTGGTGGGCCTTTTGGGCCCCAACGGCGCGGGGAAGACCACCACCTTCTACATGATAACGGGCCTCATCCGCCCCGACGCGGGCCACGTCCACCTGGACGGCGAGGACATAACCCGCGAGCCGATGTACAAGCGGGCGCGGATGGGCATCGGCTACCTGGCCCAGGAGCCCTCCATCTTCACCAAGCTCACCGTCCGGGACAACATCTACGCCATCCTGGAGACGCTGCCGCTGACGCACAAGGAACGCGCCGATAGGCTGAAGGAGCTGCTGGCCAAGCTGGACCTCACCCCCCTGGCGGACAAGAAGGCGTACACGCTTTCCGGCGGTGAAAGGCGGCGGGTGGAGATAACGCGGGCCCTGGTGCGCCAGCCGCGATTCATGCTCCTCGACGAGCCCTTCGCCGGCATAGACCCCATCGCCGTCGAGGGCATCCAGAAAATCATCGAGAAGCTCCAGGACGACGGCCTGGGGATATTGGTGACGGACCACAACGTGCGCGAGACGCTCTCCATCACCGACCGGGCGTACATCATGTACGAGGGACAGATTTTAATCGAGGGGACAAGCCAGGAGCTGGCGAACGACCCCGAGGCCCGCCGGATATACCTCGGCGAGCGGTTCCAGATGTGA